Part of the Haloarcula laminariae genome is shown below.
TTGATGGTGACGGTGCCGTCGACGGTCGCGCCCGTCTCGTCGTTCGCGGCGCTGACGAGCAGCGGCCCGGTCGGACTCGACCGTCGGACCGTCACTGCGAGGGTGTCGTTGACGTTGCGCCGGGTCGCCGTCGTCTGTACGTCGGAGAGCCCGCGGAACTGCTCCTCGTAGAAGATATCGGTCGTCCCGCCGTCGAGATACGCCGTCAGCTCGCCGTTGGGATGGTTGGCCGTCAGCTCGTAGATGCCCGAGGTCCCGTAGTAGGTGAGGCTGGGCCGCTGTCGCTCGTAGAGCCACGGGTACAGGTCCGCCGCCCGCTCGTCGGCGACGTCAAGCCGGTCGGTCCCGGGGTCGCCGTCGTTGACCGCTGTCTGGAGGAACTGGTCGGGCGCGCTCGCGTCGCGTGCCCCGTCGAGGCGCGTCTCCCGGATGTACTCGTCGTCAGTCATCGTCGCGAGCATGTAGCCGTCGTCGGACACCTCGATGTAGTGCGTTCTATCGGCCGTCTCAGCCGACTGGAGCTGGCCGCCGACCGGGCCGGTGAGCGTCCGCAGCTCGCCCTCGACCGAGCGCAGCCGGGCCGTCGTCGACTCGCTCAGCGAGTAGTCGGGGGCGGTGTCGGGGGCGGTGGCGATCCGGTCTAGCGTCTCCAGGAGCTCCGCGGCTTCGGCGTCGACCAGGAGCCGCGTCCTGAGAAACGTCGACGCCGATATCTCGCCGCGTGCGTAGCGGGCCATGGCTCCGTCCTGGCGCTCGTCGAGCGCCTGCTCCTTGGCCTCGATGTCGGCCAGGCGGTCGTTGATGAGCCTCGTCCGCGCGTCGCGGCTCTCGATTTGACGGAACCGCTCCTCGAACGAGAGCGCCTCGTGTCGGTGCTGGAGCTGTGCCGACCAGGCCGCCGTGGCGGTGCCGACGTCGATGCCGGTGCTGTCGTAGCTCGACCGGCGGACGTCGCCGGCCGGGATGGTGAGCTGGTTCGTCGTGTTCGGGACCGTCGCGATACTCGGCAGGGAGGTAGCGGTCGTTTCGCTCCGCTCCTGGGTCTGTGTCGGGTAGGCGCCCGCGACCGGGAGGGCCGCCGCGGTGACGAACAGCAGCGCGACGAGGAGGGCTGAAAGCGGTCGCATTGCCAACTGGTAGACCGCGACCGTACAAAAATCTCTCCCATTACGACATCCGTAACTGCGGGCCGAGAGACGCCGAGACGTTTCACGGCGACATCTGACGTTTTATTCTTCGATAGAAAGGGTTTTGCCGACGGCCTGTCCACTCTTTGGGTGACATGGTCCCGCGGGCATTCCCCGTCCTCCTCGTCCTCCTCTTCGTTGCGTTCCCAGCGGTCTCGGCGGCCACGTCGACCGCCGCCGCCGGAGTCGGACCGGCCGCGCAGTCGGCCCAGAGCCAGGAACTCGACCCGGAGAACACGACGTTTCACGTACAGCTGCGACCGAACGGCGACGCCCGGTGGACGATAATCGAGCGGTTCAACCTGACGGACGAAAACGACACACGCGCCTTCGAGACCACCCGCGATGCGTTCCTCGCCGGCAACAGTGACCGGGCTCTCCTCACCGAGTTCCGGGCGGCCAACGACGCCGCAGCGACCGCCACCGGCCGGGACATGGCGCTCAGGAACGTAAGCCGCGACTACGAAATCGACGGCGACCGCGGCCGCCTCGTGCTTTCGTTCAACTGGACGAACTTCGCGGCCGTCAACGGGAGCCGACTGTCGCTTCAGGACGCGTTCTACACGCCCGACGGGACGTGGCTCACCACCCTCAGATCGGACCAGTCGCTCATCATCTCACCGCCCCAGGGGTACACCCTGACGAACTCCCCACCGGACTCGTACTTCGACAACGGCAACCTCCGAATCGACGGCGGTCCGACCACCACGTTCGAACGGGGCGACCTGGATATCGTCTACGAGGGCGACAGTACCACCCAGCCGGGGCCAAACACCGGGGACTTCCCGCTGTGGACCGGTATGAGCCTCCTGCTCATCGTGGGCCTGGCGGCTGTGTTGCTCTACCTGAACGGACAGGACGAGTTCCCGAGCGTGGGGTCGGTCGGTACCGACAGCGACGACGGCGGCGACGCGCCGGCGCCCGAGCCCCCCGCCGCCGACGGAGCGACCGACGATATCGACGCGGAACTGCTGAGCGACGAGGAGCGCGTCGAACGGCTGCTCACCCGAAACGGCGGCCGGATGAAACAGGCCCGCATCGTCAAGGAGACGGGCTGGTCCAACGCCAAGGTGTCACAGCTGCTCTCCTCGATGGACGAGGACGGCCGCATCGACAAGCTCCGTATCGGCCGGGAGAACCTCATCTCCTTCCCCGACGAGGACGTCACCGAAATCGAGGACTAGCGGTCGGTGTCACCGGCGCGCTGACGCGCCGGCCTGTCTCGTGAGGGCGGAGAGCGTGGCCC
Proteins encoded:
- a CDS encoding DUF7096 domain-containing protein, encoding MRPLSALLVALLFVTAAALPVAGAYPTQTQERSETTATSLPSIATVPNTTNQLTIPAGDVRRSSYDSTGIDVGTATAAWSAQLQHRHEALSFEERFRQIESRDARTRLINDRLADIEAKEQALDERQDGAMARYARGEISASTFLRTRLLVDAEAAELLETLDRIATAPDTAPDYSLSESTTARLRSVEGELRTLTGPVGGQLQSAETADRTHYIEVSDDGYMLATMTDDEYIRETRLDGARDASAPDQFLQTAVNDGDPGTDRLDVADERAADLYPWLYERQRPSLTYYGTSGIYELTANHPNGELTAYLDGGTTDIFYEEQFRGLSDVQTTATRRNVNDTLAVTVRRSSPTGPLLVSAANDETGATVDGTVTINGQSVGTTGGDGVLWTVEPRGAYTVTVSTDTGNTTVAVPAS
- a CDS encoding helix-turn-helix transcriptional regulator codes for the protein MVPRAFPVLLVLLFVAFPAVSAATSTAAAGVGPAAQSAQSQELDPENTTFHVQLRPNGDARWTIIERFNLTDENDTRAFETTRDAFLAGNSDRALLTEFRAANDAAATATGRDMALRNVSRDYEIDGDRGRLVLSFNWTNFAAVNGSRLSLQDAFYTPDGTWLTTLRSDQSLIISPPQGYTLTNSPPDSYFDNGNLRIDGGPTTTFERGDLDIVYEGDSTTQPGPNTGDFPLWTGMSLLLIVGLAAVLLYLNGQDEFPSVGSVGTDSDDGGDAPAPEPPAADGATDDIDAELLSDEERVERLLTRNGGRMKQARIVKETGWSNAKVSQLLSSMDEDGRIDKLRIGRENLISFPDEDVTEIED